A single window of Colletes latitarsis isolate SP2378_abdomen chromosome 4, iyColLati1, whole genome shotgun sequence DNA harbors:
- the LOC143340827 gene encoding BRO1 domain-containing protein BROX, translating into MAHWFHRNVLKATTNQKFELKVTNSTDATRKLCSDLRLSRCRLLDLIKNPNNSSDTIEPAFHSYLSLLYGFIWEINSSAVQDQHVGRPNPSKLRNVLVYKWTHTLLGTNTYSSNDSVYEAANISVNVGLWFMKHAAMIAAKDDINMNEAKDVHTMLRRAAGIFTFVQTEFLPQLANPPPLGSDLDPRILNAYVNQCTAEAQEVTVARAVELKHNASLISALANETSKLFLDAANTLRSFKPDISAQWIKYLELKAAFYQSYAYNYCGENLLAMDKCGEAIKALQESEACLKKAKTLCQEYGKINGPAPKAKPDEHAVFKRLAPIVKLTLDKCNRENGLIYHHTIPGEVPVLDTKATFGLVSPIDFQMQSPHPVWNLDTYKTLSGLNPAKSEKEQNLLPVKEDTIHQSTKDPKNESGCILQ; encoded by the exons ATGGCACACTGGTTTCATCGTAACGTGTTAAAGGCAACGACAAATCAAAAATTCGAATTGAAAGTAACTAATTCTACTGATGCTACAAGAAAATTATGCAG tgaTTTAAGATTATCAAGATGTCGTCTTTTAGATTTGATAAAAAATCCAAATAATTCTAGCGATACCATAGAGCCAGCTTTTCACAGTTATTTAAGTTTATTATATGGATTTATATGGGAAATAAATTCTTCCGCTGTACAAGATCAACATGTTGGGAGACCCAATCCTAGTAAACTTAGGAATGTTCTTGTGTATAAGTGGACACATACATTATTGGGAACAAACACTTA ttcaAGCAATGATTCTGTTTATGAAGCAGCTAATATAAGCGTGAATGTAGGACTTTGGTTTATGAAACATGCTGCAATGATTGCTGCTAAAGATGA TATCAACATGAACGAAGCAAAAGACGTACATACCATGCTTAGAAGAGCTGCTGGAATATTTACTTTTGTACAAACAGAATTTTTGCCACAATTAGCAAATCCCCCACCATTGGGAAGCGACCTAGATCCACGAATATTAAATGCATATGTAAATCAATGTACAGCAGAAGCACAAGAAG TGACAGTAGCCAGAGCAGTGGAATTAAAGCATAATGCTAGCTTGATATCAGCGTTAGCTAATGAaacaagtaaattatttttggatgctGCTAATACACTACGTTCATTTAAACCTGATATATCTGCTCAGTGGATTAAATACTTGGAACTTAAAGCAGCATTTTACCAATCATAC GCTTACAATTATTGTGGTGAAAATTTGTTAGCTATGGATAAATGTGGAGAAGCAATTAAAGCCTTACAAGAAAGCGAAGCTTGTTTAAAGAAGGCTAAAACATTATGTCAAGAATATGGAAAAATTAATGGACCAGCACCTAAAGCAAAACCAGATGAACATGCCGTATTTAAACGGTTAGCACCTATAGTGAAACTAACCCTTGATAAATGTAATCGAGAAAACGGTTTAAT ttATCATCATACAATACCAGGAGAAGTTCCAGTACTGGATACAAAAGCTACTTTCGGTTTAGTGAGTCCTATTGATTTTCAAATGCAATCCCCTCATCCTGTATGGAATTTAGATACATATAAAACATTATCTGGTTTAAATCCGGCAAAATCAGAGAAAGAACAAAATTTACTTCCTGTTAAAGAAGATACAATTCATCAGAGCACTAAGGATCCAAAAAATGAAAGCGGCTGTATATTACAGTAA
- the L(3)02640 gene encoding porphobilinogen deaminase-like protein l(3)02640 isoform X2 — protein MTSTDTRDVIRVGSRKSELALIQTRYVIQCLKEFHPSKEFEIVTMSTKGDTILDQSLPKIGEKSLFTEELELALENGRVDFVVHSLKDVPTSLPEGMVLGAILKREDPRDAVVMSKKYKDKTLATLPKGSVIGTSSLRRSAQLARNMKHLKVENIRGNLNTRLKKLDDKNESFAAIILAAAGLKRMKWEDRISELLEPEETLYAVGQGALGVECRESDWKILSLLEPLYDVNTTIRCVCERSFLKTLGGGCSAPVAVSSTLADKDLTITGAVWSLDGQELVRNTVKSTLYIPDDDGEPPKKCPYREPQLYCSIAPGKVSSISLLGAEKLGKDLAESLIEKNALDIMTQARNEILNSK, from the exons aTGACGAGCACAGATACACGTGACGTAATTCGAGTCGGATCTCGGAAAAGCGAG TTGGCTCTAATTCAAACAAGATATGTAATACAATGTTTGAAAGAGTTTCATCCATCAAAGGAATTTGAAATAg TTACAATGTCTACAAAAGGAGATACAATTTTAGATCAGTCTTTACCTAAAATTGGAGAAAAATCTCTATTTACAGAAGAATTAGAACTTGCTTTGGAAAATGGTCGTGTTGATTTTGTAGTACATTCATTAAAAGATGTACCAACATCACTGCCAGAAGGAATGGTTTTAGGTGCAATATTAAA acGAGAAGATCCGCGCGATGCAGTTGTTATGTCTAAAAAATACAAGGATAAGACATTAGCTACCCTACCAAAAGGTAGTGTCATTGGTACTAGTTCATTGCGCAGATCTGCTCAATTAGCCAGAAACATGAAACACTTAAAAGTAGAAAATATTCGTGGTAATTTAAACACTAGATTAAAGAAATTGGATGATAAAAACGAATCTTTTGCGGCTATTATTTTGGCTGCTGCTGGTTTAAAAAGAATGAAGTGGGAAGACAGAATAAGCGAG TTGTTAGAACCAGAGGAAACATTGTATGCTGTTGGGCAAGGTGCATTAGGAGTTGAATGTCGGGAGTCGGATTGGAAAATATTATCTCTTTTGGAACCACTGTACGATGTAAATACAACCATAAGATGTGTATGTGAACGTTCATTTCTAAAAACATTAGGTGGTGGTTGTTCTGCACCAGTTGCTGTTTCCTCAACATTAGCAGATAAGGATCTAACTATTACTGGTGCAGTATGGTCGTTAGATGGGCAAGAACTTGTCAGAAATACTGTTAAGAGTACACTTTATATACCTGATGATGATGGAGAACCTCCAAA GAAATGTCCATATCGAGAACCACAACTTTACTGCAGCATTGCACCTGGTAAAGTAAGCAGTATAAGTTTGTTGGGTGCTGAAAAACTTGGTAAGGATCTTGCAGAAAGTCTTATTGAGAAAAATGCTCTCGATATCATGACACAAGCtagaaatgaaattttaaactcGAAATAA
- the L(3)02640 gene encoding porphobilinogen deaminase-like protein l(3)02640 isoform X1 produces the protein MTSTDTRDVIRVGSRKSEVNLALIQTRYVIQCLKEFHPSKEFEIVTMSTKGDTILDQSLPKIGEKSLFTEELELALENGRVDFVVHSLKDVPTSLPEGMVLGAILKREDPRDAVVMSKKYKDKTLATLPKGSVIGTSSLRRSAQLARNMKHLKVENIRGNLNTRLKKLDDKNESFAAIILAAAGLKRMKWEDRISELLEPEETLYAVGQGALGVECRESDWKILSLLEPLYDVNTTIRCVCERSFLKTLGGGCSAPVAVSSTLADKDLTITGAVWSLDGQELVRNTVKSTLYIPDDDGEPPKKCPYREPQLYCSIAPGKVSSISLLGAEKLGKDLAESLIEKNALDIMTQARNEILNSK, from the exons aTGACGAGCACAGATACACGTGACGTAATTCGAGTCGGATCTCGGAAAAGCGAGGTAAAT TTGGCTCTAATTCAAACAAGATATGTAATACAATGTTTGAAAGAGTTTCATCCATCAAAGGAATTTGAAATAg TTACAATGTCTACAAAAGGAGATACAATTTTAGATCAGTCTTTACCTAAAATTGGAGAAAAATCTCTATTTACAGAAGAATTAGAACTTGCTTTGGAAAATGGTCGTGTTGATTTTGTAGTACATTCATTAAAAGATGTACCAACATCACTGCCAGAAGGAATGGTTTTAGGTGCAATATTAAA acGAGAAGATCCGCGCGATGCAGTTGTTATGTCTAAAAAATACAAGGATAAGACATTAGCTACCCTACCAAAAGGTAGTGTCATTGGTACTAGTTCATTGCGCAGATCTGCTCAATTAGCCAGAAACATGAAACACTTAAAAGTAGAAAATATTCGTGGTAATTTAAACACTAGATTAAAGAAATTGGATGATAAAAACGAATCTTTTGCGGCTATTATTTTGGCTGCTGCTGGTTTAAAAAGAATGAAGTGGGAAGACAGAATAAGCGAG TTGTTAGAACCAGAGGAAACATTGTATGCTGTTGGGCAAGGTGCATTAGGAGTTGAATGTCGGGAGTCGGATTGGAAAATATTATCTCTTTTGGAACCACTGTACGATGTAAATACAACCATAAGATGTGTATGTGAACGTTCATTTCTAAAAACATTAGGTGGTGGTTGTTCTGCACCAGTTGCTGTTTCCTCAACATTAGCAGATAAGGATCTAACTATTACTGGTGCAGTATGGTCGTTAGATGGGCAAGAACTTGTCAGAAATACTGTTAAGAGTACACTTTATATACCTGATGATGATGGAGAACCTCCAAA GAAATGTCCATATCGAGAACCACAACTTTACTGCAGCATTGCACCTGGTAAAGTAAGCAGTATAAGTTTGTTGGGTGCTGAAAAACTTGGTAAGGATCTTGCAGAAAGTCTTATTGAGAAAAATGCTCTCGATATCATGACACAAGCtagaaatgaaattttaaactcGAAATAA
- the Tom20 gene encoding translocase of outer membrane 20: MTMISKAAVGIAVGIAGIFVGYCIYFDHKRRSDPDFKNKLRERRKAKKQSEKARSTIPDLKDREVIQKFFLQEVQLGEELLSVGDIESGIEHLANAVAVCGQPTQLLPILQKTLPPHIFHLLLQRLPAIGQKLAIHNAMAEEDVE; encoded by the exons aTGACCATGATTTCAAAGGCTGCAGTCGGCATCGCCGTTGGCATAGCCGGAATATTCGTTGGATATTGCATTTATTTCGATCATAAGCGTCGCAGTGATCCagatttcaaaaataaattgcGAGAGC GTAGGAAAGCTAAAAAGCAATCTGAAAAAGCTCGTTCAACAATTCCAGATCTGAAAGATCGTGAAGTTATACAAAAGTTTTTCTTACAAGAG GTCCAACTTGGTGAAGAATTACTTTCAGTAGGTGACATAGAAAGTGGAATTGAACATTTAGCAAATGCAGTTGCAGTTTGTGGACAACCTACACAATTGTTACCAATTCTTCAAAAGACACTGCCACCACATATTTTCCACCTTTTATTACAACGATTACCAGCTATTGGCCAG AAGCTAGCAATTCATAATGCAATGGCTGAAGAAGATGTTGaataa
- the LOC143340820 gene encoding WD repeat and HMG-box DNA-binding protein 1, giving the protein MPLIKKPMRYAHPEGHTDVCYFTGEKKGLITCGSDGDVRSWLNLMDDDPAASCVSEQSISVISKNGKIFVGNDNNTVQILNYPDLEKEGIVTRFSAAVSALATTKNSNIIVSGSCDMRIQVTNITTSHNIELLGHEAPILGLSLDPKEEFVASSSADGSVRVWNIKEKRVAHIWSNIVPKCNSFFTAKAYCIPSFQTKDGSCLAYPYMKDVVVVERSSWKELFHLKCINIKADVSICKFSECGTFLAACTVNGEIIVWNVKSKGLIGYMEHQQNVKITSLCWSIDEPDEIAFCDFLGQLGCVDVIICEYPASSIEESLETNGDVKDNDVCMPDEDDDDGENVISLNKIKDSVQLEDDQESHSDTESVKPQNANVFAPEIHLQPPFQPSSSPLHLLSRFMVWNDTGMVRCFTSEDGNESSIEVEFHDVTIHRSMHISNYLRHTIAALSPQALALNCPMSTDTRSRLVVIALQGWGSGNKEWFVDLPEDEEGHCIACGDNFVALSTSRRNLRFFTPGGTQREIIALPGPAVAMNGLENALVIAYHNGIGTSDDQCMSLLWIQIHKLTLHSRTLSLPLSPLSELMWLGLSDLGSPVVMDTDDVIKVYSKSSSLWKVTNNINEQSKGKADHYFLIGISEQQSILRFVLCKGSHYPPTTPRPVVAEVSLIPPLCELESEKSKNELKLWKLRSNPSEENEAVLALFALACRSNLEYRAVELCEQIASEKVIELAIKYARRINQVALSNKLESIVDAKENEKEKEKEGEDSNIDDIKSDDEFLNNDIEEPTLSLNIQKKPDVEIKPLSMTEALLMKRNNPFLKSGNSPASKGLAGLDITPDKSLKLTPMSTPAKPKTKDSKSASKKETFVGWYAKNKKSLQEEFPELSPADLTKTALARYKEKNAASQNDSPLESKKRKLSPENEQNNEPKRASSTLLSSFAFTK; this is encoded by the exons atgccaTTAATAAAAAAACCTATGCGTTATGCACATCCAGAAGGACATACGGACGTTTGTTATTTTACCGGTGAAAA GAAAGGCCTTATTACTTGTGGATCTGATGGAGATGTTCGATCCTGGTTAAATTTAATGGATGATGATCCAGCTGCAAGTTGTGTCTCAGAACAATCTATATCAGTAATATCAAag aatGGAAAAATATTTGTTGGTAATGATAACAATACAGTTCAAATACTTAATTATCCAGATCTTGAGAAAGAAGGGATAGTTACTAGATTCTCAGCTGCTGTATCAGCATTAGCAACAACAAAAAACAGCAATATTATAGTATCAGGATCTTG TGATATGAGAATACAAGTCACCAATATCACAACATCACATAACATAGAGCTCTTAGGTCATGAAGCTCCTATATTAGGTTTATCCTTGGATCCTAAAGAGGAGTTTGTG gcatCATCAAGTGCAGATGGATCAGTACGAGTATGGAATATTAAAGAAAAACGTGTTGCACATATTTGGAGTAATATTGTACCCAAATGTAACTCATTTTTTACAGCAAAAGCTTACTGTATACCCTCATTTCAAACTAAAGATGGAAGTTGCCTTGCATATCCATATATGAAAGATGTAGTTGTAGTAGAAAGATCTTCTTGGAAAGAATTATTTCATTTGAAGTGTATTAATATAAAAGCT GATGTTAGTATTTGTAAATTTTCCGAATGTGGTACATTCCTAGCTGCATGCACTGTAAATGGGGAAATAATTGTTTGGAATGTAAAAAGTAAAGGATTGATCGGCTATATGGAACaccaacaaaatgttaaaattacTTCGTTATGCTGGAGtattgatgagccagatgaaattgcattttgtgattttttagGTCAATTAGGATGTGTCGATGtg ataATATGTGAATATCCTGCGAGTAGTATTGAAGAAAGTTTAGAAACAAATGGAGATGTTAAAGATAATGACGTTTGTATGCCAGATGAAGATGATGATGATGGGGAAAATGTTAtatcattaaataaaattaaagactCTGTACAGCTTGAAGATGATCAAGAAAGTCATTCTGATACAGAATCTGTAAAACCGCAAAATGCAAATGTCTTTGCACCTGAAATCCATTTGCAACCACCATTTCAACCTAGCTCTTCTCCACTACACTTGTTATCTCGTTTCATG GTTTGGAATGATACTGGTATGGTGAGATGTTTTACTTCTGAAGATGGAAACGAATCTAGCATTGAAGTTGAATTTCATGATGTAACAATTCACCGTAGTATGCACATTAGTAATTATTTAAGACATACAATAGCAGCTCTATCACCACAAGCACTTGCATTAAACTGTCCAATGAGTACTGATACAAGAAGCCGGCTTGTTGTAATAGCATTGCAAGGTTGGGGCTCTGGAAACAAGGAGTGGTTTGTAGATCTTCCTGAAGATGAGGAAGGACATTGTATTGCGTGTGGTGATAACTTTGTAGCACTTTCAACATCTAGGAGAAACTTAAGGTTTTTTACTCCGGGAGGCACTCAACGTGAAATCATAGCTTTGCCCGGTCCTGCAGTTGCAATGAACGGACTTGAGAATGCTTTGGTAATTGCTTATCATAATGGAATAG gaACATCAGACGATCAATGTATGAGTTTATTATGGATACAAATTCATAAACTAACTTTACATAGTCGAACACTATCTCTTCCACTATCACCTTTGTCTGAACTTATGTGGTTAGGGCTTTCCGATCTTGGATCTCCCGTTGTAATGGATACTGATGATGTTATCAAAGTGTATAGTAAAAGCTCGTCTTTATGGAAAGTTACCAATAACATAAATGAACAG TCTAAGGGTAAAGCAGATCATTACTTCTTAATCGGGATAAGCGAACAACAAAGTATTCTTCGCTTCGTTTTATGTAAAGGAAGTCATTATCCACCAACTACTCCACGTCCTGTAGTTGCGGAAGTATCTTTAATTCCACCGCTTTGTGAACTCGAAAGCGAAAAGTctaaaaatgaattaaaattaTGGAAATTGAGAAGCAATCCTTCAGAGGAAAATGAAGCAGTGTTGGCTCTTTTCGCG CTTGCTTGTCGAAGTAATTTGGAATATCGAGCGGTAGAACTGTGCGAACAAATTGCATCTGAGAAAGTCATAGaattggcaatcaagtatgcacgGAGAATAAATCAAGTAGCTTTGTCAAACAAATTAGAGTCAATTGTTGATGCAAAGGAAAATGAAAAGGAGAAGGAAAAAGAAGGCGAAGACTCTAATATAGATGATATCAAAAGTGACGACGAGTTTTTAAATAATGACATCGAAGAGCCCACGCTGTCGTTAAatattcagaaaaagccagatgtTGAAATAAAGCCATTATCAATGACTGAAGCTTTATTGATGAAAAGAAATAATCCATTTTTGAAGAGTGGAAATTCTCCAGCATCAAAAG GATTGGCTGGTTTAGATATTACCCCAGATAAGTCGCTAAAGTTAACACCAATGTCTACTCCAGCAAAACCAAAGACAAAAGATTCAAAAAGTGCATCAAAAAAAGAGACATTTGTTGGTTGGTATGCAAAGAACAAGAAAAGTTTACAGGAAGAATTTCCCGAATTAAGTCCCGCTGATTTGACAAAAACGGCTTTGGCAAGGTATAAGGAAAAAAATGCAGCTTCACAAAACGATAGCCCTTTGGAATCGAAGAAAAGGAAATTGAGTCCCGAGAATGAACAAAACAATGAACCGAAACGAGCTTCGAGTACTTTACTCAGCTCGTTTGCATTTACAAAATAA
- the LOC143340822 gene encoding organic cation transporter protein-like, producing MLENAIKGNVLSSDVVQNAMGVMGPWHIVIAIALSLVKFPVAWHQLSIIFLAPPTNFSCAAPISATNESTIMKCYVDVGNGTMEKCTKFKYDKRIFKESIITQWDLVCDREQLANFAQSCTMFGVLVGNLVFSIMADRIGRKKPLMIAIGLQSLTGFMSAFVPWYELFLIFKFISAVATGGTMLVSFVLLMEIVGVEWRSIMSVLFHVPFLLGHLMNPLISYLTRTWDGFQMAVSIPSIFLLAYYWIIPESPRWLLAVGKLSKAEQILVKAAGRNKIPMENVKAAIETYDSNARIRCKQNKEKYNITHLFRTPNLRIKTICICINWFVCGSCFFGLAQYMGYLDGNIFVNVAVSAAIELPGTVIVLCLISRVSRLRILMSGNFLSGLSLLLLTVISNSTLTVILATIGLAGMAISFPTVYLYSSEAFPTVIRNVGIGLGSVCARIGSMIAPYIATMGKIKPWLPPLIFGVGPLIGAVLCLLLPETMNCKLPETIEDGENFGKK from the exons ATGCTCGAAAATGCAATAAAAG GAAATGTGCTATCATCGGATGTGGTACAAAATGCCATGGGCGTTATGGGCCCATGGCACATTGTAATAGCTATAGCGCTTTCTCTTGTCAAATTTCCTGTCGCTTGGCATCAACTTTCAATTATATTCCTTGCACCCCCAACTAATTTTTCATGCGCCGCACCGATATCGGCTACAAACGAATCAACGATAATGAAATGCTACGTAGATGTAGGAAACGGTACTATGGAGAAATGCACAAAGTTTAAGTACGACAAACGTATATTTAAAGAAAGTATCATAACTCAA TGGGACTTGGTTTGCGACAGAGAACAATTAGCAAATTTTGCACAGTCTTGCACAATGTTCGGAGTTCTTGTCGGCAATTTAGTGTTCAGTATAATGGCTGATCG AATTGGTAGGAAAAAACCTTTGATGATCGCAATAGGGTTACAGTCATTAACTGGATTTATGAGTGCATTTGTTCCATGGtacgaattatttttaatattcaaattcATTTCTGCTGTAGCTACAGGTGGTACTATGCTTGTTAGCTTTGTTTTAC TTATGGAGATCGTAGGCGTAGAATGGCGCTCAATTATGTCAGTCCTTTTTCATGTACCATTCTTGTTAGGTCATTTAATGAATCCTTTAATTTCATATTTGACACGCACATGGGATGGTTTTCAAATGGCAGTTTCCATACCATCGATttttttactagcatactattg GATCATACCTGAATCACCGCGATGGTTACTCGCTGTTGGCAAACTATCCAAAGCAGAGCAAATTTTAGTTAAAGCAGCTGGTAGAAACAAAATACCAATGGAGAATGTTAAAGCAGCAATTGAAACATATGACAGTAATGCGAGAATTCGGTGTAAACAAAACAAAGAGAAATATAATATTACACATTTGTTTAGGACACCGAATTTAAGAATAAAGACCATTTGTATATGTATTAATTGGTTTGTTTGTGGTAGTTGCTTTTTTGGATTAGCGCAATACATGGGCTACCTTGATGGTAACATTTTCGTAAATGTTGCTGTATCAG CTGCAATTGAGCTGCCTGGGACTGTAATAGTTTTATGTTTGATATCACGCGTGTCTCGTTTAAGGATTCTAATGAGCGGCAATTTTTTATCAGGCTTGAGCTTGCTCTTACTAACTGTGATATCAAATTCAACATTGACAGTTATTCTAGCTACAATAGGTCTTGCAGGGATGGCAATTAGTTTTCCAACAGTATATCTGTACAGTAGTGAGGCATTTCCAACTGTAATTCGAAATGTGGGAATTGGTCTGGGAAGTGTTTGTGCAAGAATAGGGAGCATGATTGCACCTTATATTGCAACTAtg ggaaaaattaaaccttggttaccACCACTGATATTTGGAGTTGGGCCTTTAATTGGTGCTGTATTATGCTTACTGTTACCAGAAACAATGAATTGCAAATTACCTGAAACTATCGAGGATGGCGAAAATTTTGGAAA AAAGTAG